A genomic window from Pseudomonas alcaligenes includes:
- the gcvH gene encoding glycine cleavage system protein GcvH: MSNIPADLRYVASHEWIRLEADGSVTVGITDHAQEALGDVVYVELPEVGKQLASGQEAGVVESVKAASDIYAPISGEVLAVNEALADAPEQVNGEPYAAWFFKLKPSNPAELEELLDAAGYQAVCSADA; the protein is encoded by the coding sequence ATGAGCAACATTCCCGCCGATCTGCGTTACGTCGCCAGCCACGAGTGGATCCGCCTGGAGGCCGATGGTTCGGTCACCGTGGGCATCACCGACCATGCCCAGGAAGCCCTGGGTGACGTGGTCTACGTCGAGCTGCCGGAAGTCGGCAAGCAGCTGGCCAGCGGCCAGGAAGCCGGCGTGGTGGAGTCGGTGAAGGCCGCCTCGGACATCTATGCGCCGATCTCCGGCGAAGTGCTGGCGGTCAACGAGGCCCTGGCCGATGCCCCCGAGCAGGTCAACGGCGAGCCCTACGCCGCCTGGTTCTTCAAGCTCAAGCCGAGCAACCCGGCCGAGCTGGAAGAGCTGCTCGACGCCGCCGGCTACCAGGCCGTCTGCTCCGCCGATGCCTAA